Genomic DNA from Mycolicibacterium helvum:
ACATCAGCGCCTCGGTGCCGCAGCTCGTCGCTGCCGTCAAAGAGCTGAAGGCCAAGGGTTACGACCTGCCCGACTATCCGGACGATCCCAAGACCGACGACGAGCGGGAGCTCAAGAAGCGCTACTCCAAGATCCTCGGCAGTGCGGTCAATCCGGTTCTGCGCGAAGGTAACTCGGATCGTCGCGCGCCCAAGGCGGTCAAGGAGTACGCCAAGAAGCATCCGCACAGCATGGGCAAGTGGTCGCAGGCGTCGCGCACCCATGTGGCGACCATGAAGACCGGTGACTTCTACCACGGTGAGAAGTCCTTGACGCTCGACAAGGACCGCAAGGTGCGGATGGAGCTCAAGGGCGCGAGCGGCAAGACGATCGTGCTCAAGCCCGAGGTGAAGCTGGATAACGGCGATGTCATCGACAGCATGTACATGAGCAAGACGGCGTTGATCGACTTCTACGAGGAGCAGATCGAGGACGCCTACAAGACCGGCGTCATGTTCTCCCTGCACGTCAAGGCCACCATGATGAAGGTGTCGCACCCGATCGTGTTCGGCCACGCAGTGAAGGTCTTCTACAAGGACGCGTTCGCCAAGCACGGCAAGCTGTTCGACGAGCTCGCCGTCAACGTCAACAACGGGCTGTCCGACCTGTACGACAAGATCGAGACGCTGCCGGCCTCGCAGCGCGAAGAGATCATCGAAGACCTGCACAAATGCCACGAGCATCGGCCGGAACTGGCGATGGTCGACTCGGCCAAGGGCATCTCGAACTTCCATTCGCCCAGCGATGTCATCGTCGACGCGTCGATGCCCGCGATGATCCGGCTCGGCGGCAAGATGTACGGCGCCGACGGCCGCACCAAGGACACTAAGGCCGTCAACCCGGAGTCGACGTTCTCCCGGATGTACCAGGAAGTCATCAACTTTTGTAAGACCCACGGGCAGTTCGACCCGACCACCATGGGCACCGTCCCCAACGTCGGGCTGATGGCGCAGAAGGCCGAGGAGTACGGCAGCCACGACAAGACGTTCGAAATCCCCGAGGACGGTGTCGCCGACATCGTCGACAACGACACCGGCGAGGTGCTGCTGAGCCAGAACGTCGAAGCCGGCGACATCTGGCGGATGCCGATCGTCAAGGACGCCCCCATCCGCGACTGGGTCAAGCTGGCCGTCAACCGGGCCCGGCTGTCCGGGATGCCGGTGGTGTTCTGGCTCGATGACGAGCGCCCGCACGAGAACGAGCTGCGCAAGAAGGTGAAGACCTACCTCAAGGATCACGACACCGAGGGCCTGGAGATCACGATCCTCCCGCAGGTGTGGGCCATGCGGTACACCCTCGAGCGGTTGATCCGCGGCCAGGACACCATTTCGGCAACCGGCAATATCCTGCGCGACTACCTCACCGACCTGTTCCCGATCCTGGAGTTGGGTACCAGCGCCAAGATGCTGTCGATCGTGCCGTTGATGGCCGGCGGTGGCATGTACGAGACCGGTGCCGGTGGCTCGGCGCCCAAGCATGTCAGTCAGCTGGTCGAGGAGAACCATCTGCGCTGGGATTCGCTCGGTGAATTCCTCGCGATCGGTGCCAGCCTCGAGGATCTGGGTAACAAGACCGGCAACACCAAAGCCAAGGTGCTGGCGACCACGCTGGACACTGCGGTCGGAGAACTGTTGGACGCCAACAAGAATCCCTCGCGCAAGGCCGGCGAGCTGGACAACCGGGGCAGCCAGTTCTACCTCGCGCTGTATTGGGCGCAGGCACTTGCCGAGCAGACCGAGGACAAGGAACTGGCGCAGCATTTCGCGCCGCTGGCCAAGACTCTGGCCGAGAACGAGGCCACGATCGTTGCCGAACTCAACGAGGTGCAGGGCAAGCCCGCCGATATCGGCGGTTACTACTACCCGGACCCCGCGAAGACCTATGCGGTGATGCGGCCTTCCAAGACGTTCAACTCCGCACTCAGCTAGCCCTGGTCAACTGGCTGGGTTGACCTGGCGCACCGGCGGTACGTGCGCGTCGACCCACG
This window encodes:
- a CDS encoding NADP-dependent isocitrate dehydrogenase, which codes for MSAEQPSIIYTLTDEAPLLATYAFLPILRTFVEPAGVDVKTSDISVAARILAEFSDRLTDEQKVPDNLAELGALTQDPSANIIKLPNISASVPQLVAAVKELKAKGYDLPDYPDDPKTDDERELKKRYSKILGSAVNPVLREGNSDRRAPKAVKEYAKKHPHSMGKWSQASRTHVATMKTGDFYHGEKSLTLDKDRKVRMELKGASGKTIVLKPEVKLDNGDVIDSMYMSKTALIDFYEEQIEDAYKTGVMFSLHVKATMMKVSHPIVFGHAVKVFYKDAFAKHGKLFDELAVNVNNGLSDLYDKIETLPASQREEIIEDLHKCHEHRPELAMVDSAKGISNFHSPSDVIVDASMPAMIRLGGKMYGADGRTKDTKAVNPESTFSRMYQEVINFCKTHGQFDPTTMGTVPNVGLMAQKAEEYGSHDKTFEIPEDGVADIVDNDTGEVLLSQNVEAGDIWRMPIVKDAPIRDWVKLAVNRARLSGMPVVFWLDDERPHENELRKKVKTYLKDHDTEGLEITILPQVWAMRYTLERLIRGQDTISATGNILRDYLTDLFPILELGTSAKMLSIVPLMAGGGMYETGAGGSAPKHVSQLVEENHLRWDSLGEFLAIGASLEDLGNKTGNTKAKVLATTLDTAVGELLDANKNPSRKAGELDNRGSQFYLALYWAQALAEQTEDKELAQHFAPLAKTLAENEATIVAELNEVQGKPADIGGYYYPDPAKTYAVMRPSKTFNSALS